In one window of Legionella fallonii LLAP-10 DNA:
- the gmhB gene encoding D-glycero-beta-D-manno-heptose 1,7-bisphosphate 7-phosphatase: MTRLILLDRDGIINHDSLHYIKSVDEFILIPGSVDAIARLTRAGYKIGVATNQSGVSRGLYTEAALQAIHEKMLSLVQKAGGQIDAIEYCIHHPKDKCLCRKPQPAMLHALAKRFNCSLQHVPFVGDRVSDVQTALVAGAEPVMVLSSMTELIGLKAYPQVPIFHSLAEYVDQLLSQQS, from the coding sequence ATGACGCGTTTAATATTATTAGATAGAGATGGCATCATTAATCATGACTCTCTTCATTATATCAAAAGTGTTGATGAGTTTATTTTGATTCCAGGATCTGTGGATGCCATTGCCCGATTAACGCGGGCAGGGTATAAAATTGGCGTTGCAACAAATCAATCAGGAGTTTCTAGAGGACTTTATACAGAAGCAGCTCTTCAGGCCATACATGAGAAAATGCTGTCTTTGGTGCAAAAAGCGGGTGGTCAAATTGATGCTATTGAATATTGCATCCATCATCCCAAAGACAAGTGTTTGTGTAGGAAACCTCAGCCTGCTATGTTACATGCCTTAGCTAAGCGGTTTAATTGCTCTTTACAGCATGTTCCTTTTGTTGGAGATAGAGTGTCTGATGTTCAAACTGCGTTGGTGGCTGGGGCAGAACCTGTGATGGTATTGTCTTCAATGACGGAGCTTATTGGCTTAAAAGCATATCCTCAAGTCCCAATATTCCATTCTTTGGCTGAGTATGTTGATCAGCTCTTATCGCAGCAATCATGA
- a CDS encoding PA3496 family putative envelope integrity protein, with product MSTRHFDEFDNEPEEFTDKEPTVPEASLSKKLERRRKIEDLFEEKRLREELEEFG from the coding sequence ATGAGTACTCGTCATTTTGATGAATTTGATAATGAACCTGAAGAGTTTACTGACAAAGAACCTACAGTGCCTGAAGCAAGTCTTTCTAAAAAATTAGAAAGAAGAAGAAAAATAGAGGATTTATTTGAAGAAAAACGCTTAAGGGAAGAACTAGAGGAGTTCGGTTAA
- a CDS encoding methionine ABC transporter ATP-binding protein, which produces MIELNGLTKSFSGKAAVKNVNLFIQEGEIFGIIGKSGAGKSTLLRCINLLERPDEGEVIVDGQDLIQLSRKDLSLARHKIAMIFQHFNLLNSKSVYDNIALPMRIQGIDEDSIKQKIDELLPLVELTDKKEAYPSQLSGGQKQRVAIARALSCSPKILLCDEATSALDPETTEAILALLKKINALYGITIVLITHEMDVVKKICKRLSVMENGVLVETIALANVFSKPDSLARGMLYAQLSPELPSCLTSRLADYVTMKPLLRLFFQGEEATVPFISQTSRDLNVDINILLANIDRYDGVTCGVVVIELTAHQLLLEAFLERCKQAGLTVEILGYVLPDGI; this is translated from the coding sequence ATGATAGAACTAAATGGATTAACCAAATCCTTTTCGGGTAAGGCAGCAGTAAAAAATGTTAATTTATTCATACAAGAAGGTGAAATTTTCGGCATCATTGGTAAAAGTGGAGCGGGAAAATCTACCTTATTGAGATGTATCAATTTATTGGAACGTCCTGATGAAGGTGAAGTCATCGTTGATGGCCAAGATCTAATACAGCTATCAAGAAAAGATTTATCCTTGGCTCGTCATAAAATTGCCATGATTTTTCAGCATTTTAATTTATTAAACTCTAAAAGCGTTTATGACAATATTGCACTGCCCATGAGAATTCAAGGCATAGATGAAGACTCCATTAAACAAAAAATTGATGAATTATTGCCACTTGTCGAATTAACGGACAAGAAAGAGGCTTACCCATCTCAACTCAGTGGGGGGCAAAAACAAAGGGTTGCTATTGCACGTGCCTTAAGTTGCTCCCCTAAAATTTTACTTTGTGATGAGGCAACATCAGCTCTTGATCCAGAAACAACCGAAGCAATATTGGCACTATTGAAAAAAATTAACGCTTTGTATGGAATCACCATAGTTCTTATTACTCACGAGATGGATGTAGTAAAGAAAATTTGTAAGCGACTTTCAGTAATGGAAAATGGAGTGCTCGTTGAAACCATTGCTTTAGCCAATGTATTTAGCAAACCTGACAGCCTCGCTAGAGGTATGTTGTACGCGCAGCTAAGCCCTGAACTACCCAGCTGCCTAACAAGCAGACTAGCAGACTACGTGACCATGAAGCCTTTACTGCGATTATTTTTCCAAGGTGAAGAAGCGACCGTTCCTTTTATTAGTCAAACCAGTCGTGATTTAAACGTAGATATCAATATATTACTGGCTAACATAGATCGCTACGATGGAGTAACCTGTGGTGTTGTCGTTATTGAATTAACTGCCCATCAATTACTACTCGAAGCGTTTCTTGAACGATGTAAACAAGCCGGATTAACTGTGGAGATTTTAGGCTATGTCCTACCAGATGGTATATAA
- a CDS encoding MetQ/NlpA family ABC transporter substrate-binding protein, producing the protein MRILSYLLLILSLVACNKPSPNTLVVGTIAGPETELIETAKKVAKDKYGLDIKIVEFNDYNLPNEALQDGSLDVNVYQHLPYLKAAILAHGYDLQAVGRTFVYPMGIYSKKYKSLQDIPEKSIIAVPNDPSNEMRAFLLLEESHLITLKNTTNSGIPEIASNPKQLQFKEMDAAQLPRALPDVAAAVINTTFALPAGLSPTRDALFLEDKNSPYANIIVIKRDSQKRPQLELFVKALNSDEVKEKAKQLFGDAAIPAW; encoded by the coding sequence ATGCGAATTTTAAGTTATTTACTGTTAATACTGAGTCTAGTGGCCTGTAATAAGCCCTCACCTAATACTCTAGTCGTAGGTACTATCGCTGGACCTGAAACAGAACTTATAGAAACGGCAAAAAAAGTAGCCAAAGACAAATACGGCCTAGACATAAAAATAGTTGAATTTAATGACTATAATTTACCCAACGAAGCCCTGCAGGATGGTAGTTTAGATGTCAATGTTTATCAACATTTACCTTATTTAAAAGCAGCCATTCTAGCCCATGGTTATGACTTGCAAGCGGTAGGAAGGACTTTTGTTTATCCTATGGGTATTTATTCCAAAAAATATAAATCGCTTCAAGATATACCAGAAAAAAGCATTATCGCCGTACCTAATGATCCATCTAATGAAATGCGAGCTTTTTTACTACTAGAAGAGTCTCATTTAATTACGCTGAAAAATACGACTAACAGCGGTATTCCAGAGATTGCATCTAATCCCAAACAATTACAGTTTAAAGAAATGGATGCGGCTCAATTGCCAAGAGCACTACCTGATGTTGCTGCGGCAGTAATCAATACTACCTTCGCCTTACCAGCCGGCTTAAGCCCTACTCGAGATGCCCTGTTCTTAGAAGATAAAAATTCGCCTTATGCAAACATCATTGTGATTAAACGTGATAGCCAAAAAAGGCCGCAATTGGAGTTATTTGTTAAGGCATTAAACTCTGATGAAGTAAAAGAAAAAGCAAAGCAGCTTTTTGGCGATGCCGCAATTCCTGCATGGTAG
- a CDS encoding class I SAM-dependent methyltransferase, producing the protein MSLINSVGYEHEALHAQAEALAERLEYQLDKDANSCLFVTEKGLALKTANFSLLYADFTSASWSKRKAEGKKQGLVRACKPVQGMKIIDTTAGWGRDAAILASLGAEVLMLERHPVMAALLADALARREVSDHQQMQLSLKESDAYSYLEHLAAEEYPDVIYIDPMHPERHKSALVKKDMQILQQMIGADEDAFELIKLAVVRVKQRVVVKWPQKIKSLLPAAFAVEGKTVRFDIYIPKT; encoded by the coding sequence ATGAGTCTTATCAATTCAGTTGGCTACGAACATGAAGCATTACACGCTCAAGCAGAGGCATTAGCCGAGCGGTTAGAGTATCAGTTGGATAAAGATGCGAACTCTTGTCTTTTTGTTACTGAAAAAGGGCTTGCTTTAAAAACGGCAAATTTTTCTCTTCTTTATGCAGATTTTACTAGCGCCTCGTGGAGTAAAAGAAAAGCAGAGGGAAAAAAACAAGGTTTGGTTCGTGCCTGTAAACCAGTTCAGGGTATGAAGATCATCGATACTACTGCTGGTTGGGGGAGAGACGCTGCTATTTTAGCAAGCTTGGGGGCGGAGGTCTTAATGCTCGAACGCCATCCAGTGATGGCTGCTTTGCTCGCAGATGCTCTAGCTCGTAGAGAGGTATCAGATCACCAGCAAATGCAATTGTCCTTAAAAGAAAGTGATGCATATTCTTATTTGGAGCATCTAGCTGCAGAGGAATATCCCGATGTTATTTATATCGATCCCATGCATCCCGAACGACATAAATCTGCTTTAGTGAAAAAAGACATGCAGATTTTACAGCAAATGATTGGGGCGGATGAAGATGCCTTTGAATTAATTAAATTAGCCGTGGTTCGAGTAAAACAACGAGTTGTGGTCAAGTGGCCTCAAAAAATCAAATCTTTATTGCCTGCCGCTTTTGCTGTAGAGGGTAAAACCGTTCGCTTTGATATCTATATACCCAAAACATAA
- a CDS encoding methionine ABC transporter permease, with protein sequence MSYQMVYNLLTATGETLYMVVISTLFAILFGLPLGILLYSSKHIKPNPKLHKAISALINIFRSIPFIILLVAIIPLTRLLVGTSIGMNAAIVPLSIGATPFFARLVDNVFQSLSDGLIETGYAMGASTRQIILHILLPEAKPGLIHAITVTAITLVNYSAMAGTVGAGGLGTLAINYGYQRFDAMIMILTVIVLIAMVQLIQMLGDHLAKRFGAYKK encoded by the coding sequence ATGTCCTACCAGATGGTATATAATTTACTCACTGCAACTGGTGAAACACTTTATATGGTCGTGATTAGCACTTTGTTTGCTATTTTATTTGGATTACCTTTGGGAATTTTGCTTTATTCGTCCAAGCATATCAAGCCTAATCCTAAGTTGCATAAAGCTATTTCTGCGTTAATTAATATATTTCGCTCAATTCCTTTTATTATATTGCTAGTAGCGATAATCCCCCTCACCCGACTTTTGGTAGGTACGTCTATAGGAATGAATGCAGCCATTGTCCCTTTAAGTATAGGAGCCACTCCTTTCTTTGCTCGACTAGTTGACAATGTATTTCAAAGCTTATCCGATGGTCTTATAGAAACGGGCTATGCCATGGGTGCTAGTACACGGCAAATTATTCTTCATATCTTACTTCCTGAAGCAAAACCGGGCCTGATTCATGCGATTACAGTAACTGCAATTACCTTGGTTAACTACTCCGCGATGGCTGGTACTGTAGGTGCCGGAGGATTAGGCACCCTGGCCATTAATTATGGCTATCAGCGTTTTGATGCAATGATCATGATATTAACGGTTATTGTATTGATTGCTATGGTACAGCTAATACAAATGCTAGGAGACCATTTAGCAAAACGTTTTGGAGCGTATAAGAAATAA